The nucleotide sequence GAAGTGCGTGTATAAATAACAAGTCTACTGTATTTGTCTTTAGACACTTATGTCACTGGGAGTGTTGAGTAAGAAGATGTGATGGAGATTATTGTGCAAAACATGACTGAAATCTATTTGGCCAGAAACTGGTTAAAAACTGGTTGAAGTTCTTGTTGGTTCCTGTTAAATCAATAAAAGTTATGTACGTGTCAACGAAATGAAGCTTCAAGCATTAGGAAAGATTTCggtttttattcattaaaatcaataatcaaGAGCAACATGCTGGAAAACAAAGTGCATACCACGTACTGAGAGTACATTCATACAAATCTTAGGCACATTAGACTCAGTAAAGTGTATACAGCACATAATAATTGAAATTATATAtcattgtaaaaatacaaaaccgAGCCCTCATGCAGGTCAAcgaaccttcatttaaaaaacatctaaGACGACGTCACAGGGTCCAAAtaattgaacattttattcCCTCAAAAATCAAACTTTTCTGCTTTGGTGGCCAGAAAAACTAAATTCCAGGCAGCTGAAGGccggaggtcaaaggtcacactGTTGGTGCTCTAACGAGTAGAAAGGGAGATGATTACAGCCGATCATttccagacagacagaagcaaTGGAAAGGACTTCCTACGTCTTTAATGTTAAACTTGTTCTGTTTCTTGTGAGCAGGGCTTGTACTCCCCTACCCGGCAGATAATCTGGTTCTGGacgtggtgctgctgctgctcttcctcgGTCTGGAGACTCTCAGGATCTTTTACGGTGAGAGTGAAACACCAAACCGAAATATTCTGACcggcagaaaacacaacatagaCGCCCACCTCTCTTCTGCCTGATCAGTAACTGAACTGCATTACATGAGGATACACGTTATTAGCACCCTTCCTGTTTGGTTCTTTACTGCCACCATGTGGACAATAGCTGCAAGTTATTTTTAATTGTCCAGTACATGAAAATAAGCAGCAGTGTCTGAACTCACTCAGCCAATCTGCATATACGATGTTCTACGATTATTAAATTGAATTCCTGATGAACAAACTGCACCAGTGCTTGAATTGGGCCGATTGTCACCTGTACAGGGTGCCAGTTTTCTGTCCAACTGAGCACCGATACTTTTATTCTAATAAAGGTCAGTACTCGTGATGTACAGCAGTCATTGTGCAGAAGGCCCGAGGTAAAAACGTGCAGCTGTGTGGTTTTGTTCAGTCAGAAAGCTGCTAGATAATAGTCAGGGGTCTATTTGAATGGACCCTCCTGATCAGAGGCTGCGTGGCTTTAACGAGCCGAGCTGTGACCAGGAATAGAAACGACTTCAGCGACACAAACGTTTAGACGCCATTTAACCGACTCGTCGGTGGGTGATCAAGAGAGACGCCAGACTGAAACTTACCGTTTATCTGCTAATTGTTGGCTGTTATTCAGTGTAGTTATGTTGTATATATGTGACGTGTGTGAGCCACGGTGCTAACAGCGAGCAGCAGAGTGACAGTTAGCTCATGTGAACGGCTCCAATGACGGTCGATCTGTTGTAAAGGGCTGTAAGAGCTGTGATGTCTGCACAAAATCCTCCATCTATAACTTAGAAAAATTGGAAAGAGCACAGCAGGTATTGGGGCTAATGTTTGATAATTTGTGCGTATTACTCAGTATTAGTATTTAGTTTTATAAATTAGTGATTAGTAAGTACTCTCAAATGAACACAGGTGATGCCCCTAAATGCTACATGGTTGTGCTGTTCTGGCTGCTGGTTTTTAGTCCTGGTACCTTTTTTACTCCAATTCAAGCACTGAATTGTTTTAGAGAATCAATGCTGCATTTAAGGTTGAAGGATCACATGAAACCCTGTCAGATCCTGCGATGTGACTCCTAAAATATCTTGTGATCAGGCTGATATACAAAAAAAGCTGGTGGTCGTCTTTCTTTTCTGGCTGAAAATAAAGCTCCAAATGATGGATGTTAGCTGGGAGAGTAAATGGCCTCAGACTACACCACACTAAGCTGGCTAAATGTAGAAATGTGCGTCcactctgttgtgtttgtgaagaTCTCCGCCCAGACAACAGGGAAACAGCCAACATGTGTGATGTCTGAAGTGTGAACggagacaaatataaaaatccCTATTCATAAAGACtgatcagcagcagcttctggaGGGAAACGAGCCCCGACTAACATGGCAGCTGCGGTCATGTGACCTCAGCGTTGACCTCAGTGTGGTGTGTCGTCGTTCAGGTTGGAAGGGGAATCTGTGTGAGCGCTCTCTGGCCTCGTGTGCGTCGCTCTTCATCCTGGTTCCCTGTGCGGCGCTGGCTGTTTActacctgctgctgcagacCTTCGTCCTGCGGCTGGAGTTCCTCCTCAGCGCCGTCCTGCTCTGCTTCTACAGCCTCGAGTTCCTGCTCGGACTCCTCTCCGTATCCGCCTTCTCCAGGTGACCTAATCCTGCAGGCTCTGGTCCTCGACTGTCTGATGTGTGGGGGGTTCCtcaattcaataaaaatatttatttctgcttctACATCAGGAATTATTCAAGTTCATACTTTGTTTGTCCCTCTTTATGTTTTTCTTGCAGGTCCAAAGTGTACTGAAGAAGACATACTTCACCTgaaacacagagcagcacaCGGATCAACAGTGGATGTCAAATGTACAGAGACTTTCTTCAGATGCCACgttgtaaataaaacattgtctATTTtcctattaaaatgtaaatctgtTCGACACTGAATATTATCTACTGTTGGTTTTATACAAACTGTTTGTACTAAGATCCATCCACTTATCTGGGTCCAGGCTGCGTTCATTTAAGTAATTCTATCATTAGGAATGattgttatatactgctgggaagTTCTGAAAAATATCTgatataataatgaataatttgaGTCCATACCGTCCCTGCTGGTTTCCATCTTACTTTCATACTCAGGCCAAATACCTGATGACACTGAACTGCTTTTGACGTGGCATTAAGAAgctctttaaaatgtattaaatgtaacTTTGTGAGCCATAATAATATCGAGGTACAGGACAGTCTGTGGAAACACGAAACCATCCTACTGAGGCGGTAAAGAACAtcaatacagacaaaaaaagacgtTAAGATTGATCCTACAGGAAACGTAATGTTGATGGTTTTAATTGTAAGTAATAAAAGTCAAACACAGTCAAACGGGAGAGCAGGACATCTTACCAGGACTTGGTGCACCAGGTGATGATGGCGATCACGTAGAGAGAGCGGACGACGGGCCACCAGAAGATCCACATGTTGGTGTTGTGGCTGACCTCGCGGAAATGTTTCTCCCTGAACTGGGAAGCAACAGACAGCACAACGTCAACACGAGCACCGCGTCCTGTCAATTCAGCCGATCGCGCTTCCTTCTGTCCTCGCCGGCTCTGCaactttaactgttttaaacagttttaaactGGGTTTACTGGTTTTTCTTCTTCGCTTGTCTTATTTTCCGCAGTATTCCAAGTGCATCCTTACTCACTCAAAGAAGGAAGAGGTCCAAATATTTGTCCCATACAGCCACGATTTATGGTCTTATAATGTCCAGCCTTTGTCTGAAAAGGACACCCACTGCACCGGTAGCCTCACACAGTccaattattcattttatttatttattttgtctttattaagtCTGTTCTCTTCTTTGTGTAATAAACACATGTTGACTACCTAGCGGCATTGTTTCTCTTCAATCACAGTTTGGTGATGCCACAATAAAtctataatcatcatcatcgaCATCAGGCATTTTTATTTACTGCTGTTTCTAAACTGTTTATACACATTATAGTCACTCtgccatttgtttatttatttttaacggGGGGGGTGTCACTCGTGTCACTTTGATCATGAAGGTGACACTACGCTATAGAGTATATAGtctataatatagtatatagtatctGAGTATTTATAGTATACAGTTTAGACAATATTATAGATCCCAGCGCCACAGGTTCATCAATACACAGCTGCTGATATTTCAACAAACCCCAatcagataaaggatcaatgagtcaggcagactagcCTAACATATTCAGCtggacacccccccccccccaaatcgCCTACTGATTACAGTACAGTGTCAAATCTGCAtctaaatatgtatatatacatgagTCATGAGTAATTGCACTGTGTTCAAAATGACTggagtgagagaggaagtgCCATTGAGTAAATAAAATTCCTCCatcctcatctctctccctccctctcacgTTCATTTCCTTTGGGAGGAGCGAAGACGCGAGGAAGAGATGCTAGTGAAGGAAGCGAGGAGCCGCTTTAGCTAAATGGAAAGCCGCCCCTGAGGGACGCCTGAGTCACCAGGACCGTGCCCAGGCTTTTGCATATTCTCGCTCATGTGTGTCAATGGaacggtgaggtcacagggagcagaggtgaagaaggtgcaggactttaagtacttagggtcaacgctTCAGAGCGACGGAGACTGTgggaaagaggtgaagaggcgagtgcgagcaggttggagcgggtggagaaaagtgtcaggtgtgttgtgtgataaaagagtctcagcgagaatgaaaggaaaggtgttggagacggtggtgagaccagcgatgttggacagcttagagacagcggcgctgaagaaaagacaagaggcagagctggaggcagcagagcttaagatgctgaggtcctctttgggagagacgaggacggacaggatcaggaacgaggacatcagagggacagctcatgttagatgtttcggagataaagtcagagaggccagatcgaggtggtttggacgtgttcagaggagagactgtgaatatattggtagaaggatgctgaggctggagctgccaggcaggaggtctagaggaagaccaaa is from Siniperca chuatsi isolate FFG_IHB_CAS linkage group LG8, ASM2008510v1, whole genome shotgun sequence and encodes:
- the tmem216 gene encoding transmembrane protein 216, which codes for MAPGSQQILSSTPLQVLLYLNSWYFAAFYLAEILMFIYKGLVLPYPADNLVLDVVLLLLFLGLETLRIFYGWKGNLCERSLASCASLFILVPCAALAVYYLLLQTFVLRLEFLLSAVLLCFYSLEFLLGLLSVSAFSRSKVY